One region of Hymenobacter sediminicola genomic DNA includes:
- a CDS encoding AMP-binding protein: MNPATSYAAAYAASLADPDAFWARQARQLAWFREPPRPVLSQDAATGFYRWFRGGQLNTAWLCLDYHVHNGRAEQPALLYDSPVTGTKRAYTYHELLDLTARCAGGLRELGVEKGDRVIIYMPNMPEAVVAMLACARLGAVHSVVFGGFAPPELAIRIDDARPRVLICASAGMEFDKPVPYKPLVDAAIAHATHKPDYLVVLQRDFCSADFPEHPAEGHLRAGTRDVDFRQLLRAAPVEAVPLDATDPLYILYTSGTTGKPKGVVRDNGGHAVALKYSMSAVYGLQPGETIFAGSDIGWAVGHSYIVYGPLLHGCITILFEGKPVRTPDAGTFWRLLAEYNVSVMFTAPTAIRAIKKEDPSGELVRQHDLSHLRYLFLAGERCDPSTYEWAGHTLGVPVIDHWWQTESGWPMLATLTGLADMPAPQAGSAGHPVPGYDVQILDEAGQPVPAGTTGLVAVCLPLPPGCLPTLWQDDARFQRSYLDIFPGYYLSGDGGYRAPDGHLFIMGRVDDVINVAGHRFSTGEMEEILASHPAVAECAVLGIACELRGQRPVGLVVLKDGQTVGEEQLEQEVVSMIRNYIGAVASFRQAAVVKRLPKTRSGKILRKTLRQLADGEEFTVPSTIDDPAILKEIGAVLQRRGIGQAFEQPNLSS, translated from the coding sequence ATGAATCCTGCCACTTCCTATGCTGCTGCGTATGCCGCCAGCCTCGCTGACCCCGATGCCTTTTGGGCCCGGCAGGCCCGGCAGCTGGCTTGGTTTCGTGAGCCGCCCCGCCCAGTATTGAGCCAGGATGCTGCCACTGGCTTCTACCGCTGGTTTCGGGGTGGGCAGCTCAACACCGCTTGGCTCTGCCTCGATTACCATGTGCACAACGGCCGCGCAGAGCAGCCGGCCTTACTCTACGACTCGCCCGTGACCGGCACCAAGCGCGCCTACACCTACCACGAGCTGCTGGACCTGACGGCCCGGTGCGCAGGCGGCCTGCGCGAGCTGGGCGTAGAAAAAGGCGACCGAGTCATAATTTACATGCCCAACATGCCCGAAGCTGTGGTGGCCATGCTGGCCTGTGCCCGGCTGGGAGCGGTGCATTCGGTAGTATTCGGAGGATTTGCACCACCTGAGCTGGCCATTCGGATTGATGATGCCCGGCCCCGCGTGCTCATTTGCGCCTCGGCTGGTATGGAGTTCGATAAACCGGTGCCTTACAAGCCTCTCGTGGATGCCGCTATTGCGCATGCTACCCACAAACCGGATTACTTAGTGGTGCTACAGCGAGACTTCTGCTCCGCTGACTTTCCGGAACACCCTGCAGAAGGCCACCTGCGAGCGGGCACCCGAGACGTGGACTTCCGGCAGCTGCTGCGGGCCGCGCCCGTTGAGGCCGTGCCGCTCGATGCCACCGACCCGCTGTACATTCTCTACACGTCCGGTACCACTGGCAAGCCTAAAGGGGTAGTGCGCGACAACGGCGGCCATGCCGTGGCCCTCAAGTACAGTATGTCGGCTGTTTATGGCCTGCAACCCGGCGAAACCATCTTCGCCGGCTCCGATATTGGCTGGGCCGTGGGACACAGCTACATCGTGTATGGGCCACTGTTGCATGGCTGTATCACTATTCTGTTCGAAGGCAAGCCCGTGCGCACCCCCGATGCCGGCACGTTCTGGCGGTTGCTGGCCGAGTACAATGTCAGCGTGATGTTCACGGCGCCCACCGCCATCCGGGCCATCAAGAAAGAAGACCCCAGCGGGGAACTGGTCCGCCAGCATGACCTGAGCCACCTGCGCTACCTGTTTCTGGCCGGCGAGCGGTGCGACCCTTCTACCTACGAGTGGGCCGGCCACACGCTGGGCGTGCCTGTAATTGACCACTGGTGGCAGACGGAGTCGGGGTGGCCGATGCTGGCTACGCTCACTGGCCTTGCCGATATGCCGGCCCCCCAGGCCGGTAGCGCCGGCCACCCTGTGCCCGGCTACGACGTACAGATTCTGGACGAAGCCGGCCAGCCTGTACCGGCTGGCACCACCGGCTTGGTGGCGGTGTGCCTGCCGCTGCCGCCTGGTTGCCTGCCCACGCTCTGGCAGGATGACGCCCGTTTTCAGCGCAGCTACCTTGATATTTTCCCCGGCTACTACCTCTCCGGCGACGGCGGCTACCGCGCCCCTGATGGCCACCTGTTCATCATGGGGCGCGTCGATGACGTTATTAATGTGGCCGGGCACCGCTTCAGTACTGGCGAAATGGAGGAAATTCTGGCCTCGCACCCAGCCGTGGCCGAGTGCGCCGTGCTAGGTATTGCGTGCGAGCTACGAGGCCAGCGCCCGGTGGGCCTAGTGGTGCTGAAAGACGGCCAGACGGTGGGAGAGGAGCAGCTAGAGCAGGAAGTCGTAAGCATGATCCGCAACTACATTGGGGCAGTAGCCAGCTTCCGGCAGGCGGCTGTTGTGAAGCGCTTGCCCAAAACCCGCTCCGGTAAAATCCTACGCAAAACCCTGCGTCAGCTGGCCGATGGTGAGGAGTTCACCGTACCTTCCACCATCGACGACCCCGCCATATTGAAGGAAATTGGGGCTGTGCTCCAGCGCCGAGGCATAGGCCAGGCCTTCGAGCAGCCGAACCTGTCATCCTGA
- a CDS encoding response regulator transcription factor, which translates to MPTPHILIVDDEPNIVMSLEFLMRKNGYQVSIARNGTEALEAVDHSAFDVVLLDIMMPDVDGYQVCRHIRQHPGRTSTRVIFLSAKSKEADIQKGYEVGADLYMPKPFSTRQLMEKVKELLATPA; encoded by the coding sequence ATGCCGACGCCCCACATTCTCATCGTCGATGACGAGCCCAACATTGTGATGTCGCTCGAATTTCTGATGCGCAAAAACGGCTACCAGGTCAGTATTGCGCGCAACGGCACCGAAGCCCTGGAGGCCGTAGACCACAGCGCCTTCGACGTGGTGCTGCTCGATATCATGATGCCCGATGTAGATGGCTACCAGGTATGCCGCCACATTCGGCAGCACCCCGGCCGCACCAGCACGCGCGTCATCTTCCTGTCGGCCAAAAGCAAGGAGGCCGATATTCAGAAAGGCTACGAAGTTGGAGCCGACCTCTACATGCCCAAGCCTTTCAGTACCCGCCAGCTCATGGAAAAAGTGAAAGAGCTGCTGGCTACTCCCGCCTAA
- a CDS encoding sensor histidine kinase, with the protein MPILLVIGFSFGYLALLFGVAYAAERRAGSGRRSLVSNPYVYALSMAVYCTAWTYYGSVGRAAHFGLEFVGIYLGPTLMAPAAWLVLRKIIRICRLQRLTSIADFISARYGKSAWLGALVTVVCVLGIVPYISLQIKAIAVSFDILTRPANALSLPVEDAAAAGSAFYTTVALAFFTIIFGVRSVEATERHEGMVLAVALESLVKLVAFLAAGLFVTYGLFDGFADVFERAAAVPDLSRLFTLHGAGTSGAQWFTLLILSMAAILLLPRQFQVSVVENVNEDHLRKAMWLFPLYLIVINLFVLPLAFGGRLLEGTGRFDADTFVLALPLQAGHPWLALLIYLGGLSAASSMIIVETIALSVMMSNHLLMPLLVRIPTARAEGARWFAYLSQVALQSRRLAVVLVLLLAYGYYAAVGHLLPLVNIGLVSFAAVAQFVPVVLGGLYWKGGTRQGATAGILAGFFVWFFTLVLPTMVGPDLLPETVLNEGLFGLSWLRPFALFGLEGLDYLSHGLFWSWFFNVGLYVGVSLLREPTALEQHQAHVFVDVFRNGTGFEGPAGWQSAAPLPDVRALLMGFLGKKRTNQALRAFQDRFPDAHATDDLTPPQADPRLLAYAEKLLAGSIGPASARLLLRTSVAAEDISFDNVVGILKESQQLLEANRQLQKQQRQLQRLTQQLQAAYDQLQELDQHKDEFLYTVTHELRTPLTSIRALSEILSDNPDLDDEERQRFLLTITKESERLSRLITLVLDLEKFESGKATLEKSPVDVADVITDALEAVGQLLRDKQIQLDLAVPPGLPRLPGDRDRLMQVLVNLLSNAIKSCRADGTGRIGVVAQADAESLRFWVQDNGKGIAPEFHQLIFDKFFQARNQTTRKPEGSGLGLAITRKIVELHAGRIWVESQPDHGARFSIELPVKE; encoded by the coding sequence GTGCCCATTCTGCTCGTCATCGGCTTTTCGTTCGGCTACCTGGCTTTGCTGTTTGGGGTGGCGTATGCGGCGGAGCGGCGGGCCGGTTCGGGACGGCGCAGCCTCGTCAGCAACCCTTATGTGTATGCTCTGAGCATGGCTGTGTATTGCACCGCCTGGACGTACTATGGCTCCGTGGGGCGGGCGGCACATTTCGGGCTGGAGTTCGTGGGTATCTATCTGGGACCCACGCTCATGGCGCCAGCGGCGTGGCTGGTGCTGCGCAAAATCATCCGCATCTGCCGGCTGCAGCGCCTCACCTCCATTGCCGACTTTATTTCGGCCCGCTACGGCAAAAGTGCCTGGCTCGGGGCCCTCGTGACGGTGGTATGCGTGCTGGGTATTGTGCCCTACATTTCATTGCAAATCAAGGCTATAGCGGTTTCCTTCGACATCCTGACTCGGCCTGCCAATGCGCTAAGCCTGCCCGTAGAAGATGCCGCGGCGGCCGGTTCGGCGTTCTACACCACCGTGGCGCTGGCCTTCTTTACCATCATTTTTGGGGTGCGCTCCGTGGAAGCCACCGAGCGGCATGAGGGCATGGTGCTGGCCGTGGCGCTGGAAAGCCTGGTGAAGCTAGTGGCGTTTCTGGCGGCGGGCCTCTTTGTCACCTACGGGCTGTTCGATGGGTTTGCGGATGTGTTTGAGCGCGCCGCCGCTGTGCCCGACCTGAGCCGCCTGTTCACGCTGCACGGGGCCGGGACTAGCGGCGCGCAGTGGTTCACGCTCCTGATTCTGAGCATGGCCGCCATTCTGCTGCTGCCCCGCCAGTTTCAGGTGTCGGTGGTGGAAAACGTGAACGAAGACCACCTGCGAAAGGCCATGTGGCTGTTTCCGCTCTACCTCATCGTCATCAACCTATTTGTGCTGCCATTGGCTTTTGGCGGGCGGCTGCTGGAGGGCACCGGCCGTTTCGATGCCGACACGTTTGTGCTGGCCCTGCCGCTGCAGGCCGGGCATCCGTGGCTGGCGCTGCTCATCTACTTGGGCGGTTTGTCGGCGGCTTCGTCCATGATTATCGTCGAAACAATTGCCTTAAGCGTGATGATGAGCAACCACCTGCTGATGCCCCTGCTGGTCCGGATTCCGACGGCGCGGGCGGAAGGTGCCCGCTGGTTTGCCTACCTCAGCCAGGTAGCCCTGCAGAGCCGCCGGCTGGCCGTGGTGCTGGTGCTGCTGCTAGCCTACGGCTACTACGCGGCGGTGGGCCATCTGCTGCCACTGGTCAATATCGGGCTGGTGTCGTTTGCAGCGGTGGCGCAGTTTGTGCCCGTGGTGCTCGGCGGCCTGTACTGGAAAGGCGGCACCCGGCAGGGCGCCACGGCCGGTATTCTGGCGGGCTTCTTCGTGTGGTTTTTCACGCTGGTGCTGCCTACCATGGTGGGGCCTGATCTGCTGCCGGAAACGGTGCTGAACGAGGGACTATTTGGGCTGAGCTGGCTGCGGCCGTTTGCGCTGTTCGGCCTTGAAGGGCTCGACTACCTCTCGCACGGGCTATTCTGGAGCTGGTTTTTCAATGTGGGCCTCTACGTGGGCGTGTCGCTGCTGCGCGAGCCTACGGCGCTGGAGCAGCACCAGGCCCATGTGTTCGTAGATGTGTTCCGCAACGGTACCGGGTTCGAGGGGCCGGCCGGTTGGCAGAGCGCCGCCCCGCTGCCCGACGTGCGCGCCCTACTGATGGGATTCCTGGGGAAAAAGCGTACCAACCAAGCCCTGCGTGCCTTCCAGGACCGTTTTCCGGATGCCCACGCCACCGACGACCTCACCCCGCCCCAAGCCGACCCGCGCCTGCTGGCCTACGCCGAAAAGCTGTTGGCCGGCTCCATCGGGCCAGCGTCGGCGCGGCTGCTGCTGCGCACGTCGGTAGCAGCCGAGGACATCAGCTTTGATAACGTAGTGGGGATTCTGAAGGAAAGCCAGCAGCTGCTGGAAGCCAACCGCCAGCTCCAGAAGCAGCAACGCCAGCTCCAGCGCCTCACCCAGCAGCTGCAGGCCGCCTACGACCAGTTGCAGGAACTGGACCAGCACAAAGACGAATTCCTCTACACCGTTACGCACGAGCTGCGCACCCCGCTCACCAGCATCCGCGCCCTCTCCGAAATCCTGTCCGACAACCCCGACCTGGACGACGAGGAGCGGCAGCGGTTCCTGCTCACCATTACCAAGGAGTCGGAGCGGCTGAGCCGGCTGATTACGCTGGTGCTGGACCTGGAGAAATTTGAGTCGGGGAAGGCGACGCTGGAAAAGAGCCCCGTGGACGTAGCCGATGTAATAACCGATGCCCTGGAAGCCGTGGGCCAGCTGCTGCGCGACAAGCAGATTCAGCTGGATCTGGCCGTGCCGCCCGGCCTGCCCCGCCTGCCCGGCGACCGGGACCGGCTGATGCAGGTGCTGGTAAACCTGCTTTCCAACGCCATCAAGTCGTGCCGCGCCGATGGCACCGGGCGCATTGGGGTGGTGGCCCAGGCCGATGCCGAAAGCCTGCGCTTCTGGGTGCAGGACAACGGCAAAGGCATTGCACCCGAGTTTCATCAACTCATCTTCGACAAGTTTTTCCAGGCCCGCAACCAGACCACACGCAAGCCCGAAGGCTCCGGCCTGGGCCTGGCCATCACCCGCAAAATAGTGGAGCTGCACGCCGGCCGCATCTGGGTCGAGAGCCAGCCCGACCATGGTGCCCGCTTCTCCATCGAGCTGCCCGTGAAAGAATAA
- a CDS encoding MFS transporter: protein MKDNLPQRDAAAYAGATPLAGGGADDAIAHDNNAVSTSKIWQVITASSVGTVIEWYDFYIFGSLAAIIGPVLFGSTGKIEDTILGTLAVFGAGFVVRPFGALFFGRIGDMIGRKYTFLLTLLIMGGATFVTGLIPSYDKIGIAAPVIVTILRLLQGLALGGEYGGATTYVAEHSPDNKRGYYTSFIQITATAGLLLSILVIIITRKTMGEVAFKEWGWRIPFLLSGLLVIASYYIRRKLHESPLFAKAKSEGKTSANPLRESFVNPVNRRLVLISLFGATMGQGVVWYTGQFYAYSFMQNTLKLDLVDASLVLCIALVLATPFFVYFGSLSDRIGRKKIIMMGLLCGALFTFPIFYGLKQFAGPITEVTAATVDATGKAIPAVMKALDPNLPAMTALVFCLVLFVTMAYGPIAAYLVELFPTKVRYTSLSLPYHIGNGVFGGFVPLIATALTLRAAASDTPFIKEHSTLAGLVYPVGIALICWFIGQALMKDVRNVKLMDETAGDAK from the coding sequence ATGAAAGACAACCTCCCTCAGCGCGACGCTGCCGCCTATGCCGGAGCCACGCCCTTGGCCGGCGGCGGTGCCGACGATGCCATTGCGCACGACAACAACGCGGTTTCGACCAGTAAGATCTGGCAGGTAATTACCGCCTCCTCCGTCGGAACCGTCATCGAATGGTACGACTTCTATATTTTCGGGTCCCTGGCGGCCATCATCGGTCCGGTGTTGTTCGGGTCTACGGGCAAGATTGAAGACACCATTCTCGGGACGCTGGCCGTGTTCGGGGCCGGTTTCGTGGTGCGGCCGTTCGGGGCGCTGTTCTTCGGGCGCATCGGCGACATGATCGGGCGCAAGTACACGTTTCTGCTCACACTGCTTATTATGGGCGGCGCCACGTTCGTGACGGGCCTGATTCCGAGCTACGACAAGATTGGTATTGCCGCCCCGGTTATCGTGACCATTCTGCGCCTGCTGCAGGGCCTGGCGCTGGGCGGCGAATACGGCGGAGCAACTACCTATGTGGCAGAGCACTCTCCGGACAACAAGCGGGGCTACTACACCAGCTTCATCCAGATTACGGCGACGGCCGGCCTGCTGCTGAGCATCCTCGTGATTATCATCACGCGCAAAACCATGGGCGAAGTAGCCTTCAAGGAGTGGGGCTGGCGCATTCCGTTTCTGCTCTCGGGTCTGCTGGTAATTGCCTCTTACTACATCCGCCGCAAGCTGCACGAGTCACCGCTGTTTGCCAAGGCTAAGTCGGAGGGCAAAACCAGCGCCAACCCGCTGCGTGAGTCATTTGTGAATCCCGTAAACCGCCGTCTGGTATTGATTTCGCTGTTCGGCGCTACTATGGGCCAGGGCGTGGTGTGGTACACCGGCCAGTTCTATGCCTACTCATTCATGCAGAACACGCTCAAGCTGGACCTGGTAGATGCCAGCTTGGTTCTCTGTATTGCGCTGGTGCTGGCCACGCCGTTCTTTGTGTATTTCGGCTCGCTGTCAGACCGGATTGGCCGCAAGAAAATTATCATGATGGGCCTGCTCTGCGGGGCGCTGTTTACGTTCCCCATTTTCTACGGCCTCAAGCAGTTTGCTGGCCCCATCACAGAAGTAACAGCCGCCACCGTCGATGCTACCGGCAAAGCCATTCCGGCCGTAATGAAGGCCCTGGACCCTAATCTGCCGGCCATGACGGCCCTCGTGTTCTGCCTCGTGCTCTTCGTGACCATGGCTTACGGCCCAATTGCGGCCTACTTGGTAGAGCTGTTCCCGACCAAAGTGCGCTACACCTCCCTGTCGTTGCCCTACCACATCGGCAACGGTGTGTTTGGGGGCTTCGTGCCGCTGATTGCCACAGCCCTCACGCTGCGCGCTGCTGCCTCCGATACGCCGTTTATTAAGGAGCACAGCACCCTGGCTGGCCTCGTGTATCCGGTGGGCATTGCCCTGATCTGCTGGTTTATCGGGCAGGCGCTGATGAAGGATGTGCGCAACGTAAAGCTGATGGACGAAACTGCCGGCGACGCGAAATAG
- a CDS encoding IS1/IS1595 family N-terminal zinc-binding domain-containing protein, producing MAQISCPKCESKEATKSGIVGGRQRYKCKNCSYHYSVAKTGKETNPYYVIKALQLYVEGVSYREIERLLGVSHVSVMNWVKKYGVKAPRQTEYHPTYKILNQKELADFFAKAENLKGAGMMVTELGDKYMMIRWERFRQG from the coding sequence ATGGCCCAGATCAGCTGCCCGAAGTGCGAATCGAAAGAAGCTACCAAAAGCGGCATTGTGGGCGGCAGGCAGCGATATAAGTGCAAGAACTGCAGTTACCATTACTCGGTAGCCAAGACGGGAAAGGAAACCAATCCGTACTATGTCATCAAAGCACTGCAACTGTATGTGGAGGGCGTGAGCTACCGCGAGATTGAGCGGCTGCTGGGCGTGAGCCATGTGTCGGTGATGAACTGGGTGAAGAAATATGGCGTGAAGGCTCCCCGACAGACAGAGTATCATCCGACCTATAAAATACTTAATCAGAAAGAGCTGGCCGATTTTTTTGCGAAGGCGGAAAACCTGAAAGGAGCCGGCATGATGGTGACCGAGCTGGGCGACAAATACATGATGATTCGCTGGGAACGGTTCCGGCAGGGGTAG